A region from the Sander vitreus isolate 19-12246 chromosome 1, sanVit1, whole genome shotgun sequence genome encodes:
- the mtch2 gene encoding mitochondrial carrier homolog 2, producing MADACGQILLGSGLTVLSHPLMYIKVLIQVGHEPLPPSLGRNLFGRQVHQLPGLFAYAKHIIQIDGKAGLFNGLVPRLCAGSIGTIVHSKVLQKCQEQGTPQVLGGQQKAVEGSLQHVVNETTKEMIARSCATVVTHPFHVITLRCMVQFIGRETKYSGVFDSIVTVYREDGILGFFAGLIPRLLGDVLSLWICNLLAHLINTYAIDDSMSHTGEIKNCSQAVTGFFASMLTYPFVLVSNLMAVNNCGLAGGLPPYASVYPTWVDCWRHLSREGNMSRGNSLFFRKLPAGKMYAIDQKRFF from the exons ATGGCGGACGCGTGTGGCCAAATATTGCTGGGATCAGGGCTCACCGTCCTCTCCCACCCTCTGATGTACATTAAAGTCCTGATCCAG GTAGGACATGAgccgctccctccctccctgggcAGGAACCTCTTTGGCAGACAAGTTCACCAGCTGCCTGGACTCTTTGCTTATG caaaACACATCATCCAGATCGATGGGAAAGCGGGTCTCTTCAATGGGCTTGTTCCCAGGCTCTGTGCCGGCTCCATCGGCACCATAGTGCACAGCAAAGTTCTGCAG AAATGTCAGGAACAAGGCACGCCTCAG GTGCTGGGAGGTCAGCAGAAGGCTGTGGAGGGCTCCCTACAGCACGTTGTTAACGAG ACGACCAAAGAGATGATAGCTCGCTCCTGTGCCACCGTCGTCACGCATCCCTTTCATG TGATTACTTTGCGATGTATGGTCCAGTTTATTGggagagaaacaaaatacaG CGGGGTGTTTGACTCCATCGTCACAGTCTACAGAGAAGACGGCATCCTGGGTTTCTTTGC TGGTTTGATTCCCCGTCTGCTCGGTGACGTCCTGTCTTTGTGGATTTGTAACCTGCTGGCTCACCTCATCAACACATACGCCATCGATGACTCG ATGAGTCACACAGGAGAAATCAAGAACTGCTCTCAGGCTGTGACCGGG TTCTTCGCCAGTATGCTGACGTACCCTTTTGTTTTGGTGTCAAACCTCATGGCTGTCAATAACTGCGG GCTTGCTGGAGGCCTGCCCCCCTATGCATCAGTATATCCCACCTGGGTGGACTGCTGGAGGCATCTAAGCAGAGAG